The genomic stretch GGGAAGTCCACGCTCCTTCACCTGCTCGCGGGCCTCGACACGCCCACTTCGGGGACCGTCTCGCTCGCGGGGACGGACCTCTCCTCGCTCTCAGACCGGGAACGAACTCGCCTGCGTCTCGACCGCGTGGGCATCGTCTTCCAGCGATTCCACCTGCTGTCTGCGCTTTCTGCGCGTTCGAACGTCGCCCTCCCGTTGCTCGAACGCGGCGTGAAACGAAGCGCCCGGAGAGCGCGAGCGACCGATTTGCTGGAACGAGTCGGCCTCGGCGACCGGATTACCCACAAACCCGGCGAACTCTCGGGGGGCGAACAACAGCGCGTCGCCATCGCCCGGGCGCTCGCGAATGACCCGGCCATCCTCATCGCCGACGAACCCACGGGTGAACTCGATACGGACACGGGGCGACGAATCCTCGATACGCTCTCGGAGCTCGCTACCGAGCGCGCCGTCGTCATCGCCTCTCACGACGCACAGACCCAGGCAATCGCCGACCGCATCGTGAAACTCAGAGATGGCCGCCTCGTGAGCGATGGGTGAGGCGTGGTCGCGGTTCGTGGGGACGGTTCGCCTCGCCCTGCGTCGCCTGTTCACAGGGGGTGCGGCCTCCCCTCAGCAGGTGCGCCTGAGCGTGTCGAGCGTCGCGGTGGCCATCGCGCTCATGCTCGTCGTCACCGGCCTCAGTCTGGGCCTCGTCACCGACGCGACTGTCCAGAGCGACGACACCGACTACTGGGTCGTCCCCGACGCAGGCTCCGGGTCGAGTTCCGTCGTCTCGGTCGACGGCCCGCGCTTTGGTGACGTCCACCGCGTGAGCGCAGGCCTCACCACCCGCGAGGACGTGACCCACGCGACGCCCGTGCTCGTAGACGTGTTGCGATTTCCCGGAGAGGGTGATGATGCTCAACCCGAGTACGTCCTCGCCGTGGGCGTCGTCCCAGGTGAGCACCACGTGACCATCTCGGGCGTCTCGACACGCGGACTCACGCCCGGCGACCCGCACTTCGCCGATGGCTCCTACGCGGGGCCGTGGACGGGTGAGGCCGTCGTCTCTGCGGGAGCCGCGGAGACGATTGGCGTCTCCCAGGGCGGGTCGTTCACGCCCGCCTCGGCAAATCGCTCGTTCAGCGCGGTTCGTGTGAGCGAGGCGACGGGCGCAGACCAGCTCCCGGTCGTGCTCGTCCACCTCAGTGAACTCCAGGTCGTCGCGGGGGCGACGAGCGGCGACCAGGCAGACCAGTTGCTCGTCGCGACCGACTCGCGGGACGTGAAATCTCACCTCGAAGGCCTCTATCCCCACTCGTCGGTCGTCACGCGGGGGGGCATCTTCACGCCGCAGTTGCTGAGCGAGGACGTTCCCGTCTCGGTGGCCGTGACCGCACTCCTCGTCGCGCTCGTCATCGGGACGCTCTCGATTGCGACTACGATGGGCCTCGCCGTCGCCGCAGACCAGCGTGACCGCGCCGTCCTCGCCGCCATTGGAATCTCGCGGCGCTCGCGGTCGGTGCTCCTCGTCACGCAAACGCTCACCGTCGCCCTGCTCGGGGGGATTGGTGGCATCATCTTGGGCGTAGGTGGCATCTTCCTCGTCAACGAACTCGTCGCCCCCGAGTTTGGCCTCGACGCCGTCGCCGCGTTCGACGTCATCCTGGTTCCCTACGCCCTCGGCGTCTCGGTGCTCATCGGCGTCCTGAGCGTGCCCTACCTGCTCGCACTCGCGGGTCGGACGACGAATCTGGAGGTGCTCGGCGAGTGATTGGCACGCGCCTTCGGGCCGCCGTTGGCCTTGCCGTCGCGCAGTTGCGCCACAAGCGCACCCACACGGCGCTCGTCGTCGTCGGCATCACGCTCGCCGTCCTCTCCACGACACTGCTCGCGAGCGTGGGCTACGGCGTCGTCGCGACGGGCGAGGAGAAGTTCGGCTCGGCGAATCAGGACCTCTGGATTACCGCTGGTTCGGTGCAGTTCGCACCCGGCTCTGTGGGTGGCGTCGAGAACAAACTCGTCGATTCCCACCGCGTCGCGCGGGACATCTCCAGCAGGGAAGACGTGAAAATCGCTGCGCCGATGGGCTTCCAGACCATCTATCTCGGCACCTCG from Haladaptatus sp. QDMS2 encodes the following:
- a CDS encoding ABC transporter ATP-binding protein, translated to MTHAEHAAAEPHGTARVRCESVSRVYSRTSGGGWFSRQTETPVVTALDDVSLTVRDGELVCLTGPSGSGKSTLLHLLAGLDTPTSGTVSLAGTDLSSLSDRERTRLRLDRVGIVFQRFHLLSALSARSNVALPLLERGVKRSARRARATDLLERVGLGDRITHKPGELSGGEQQRVAIARALANDPAILIADEPTGELDTDTGRRILDTLSELATERAVVIASHDAQTQAIADRIVKLRDGRLVSDG
- a CDS encoding FtsX-like permease family protein → MGEAWSRFVGTVRLALRRLFTGGAASPQQVRLSVSSVAVAIALMLVVTGLSLGLVTDATVQSDDTDYWVVPDAGSGSSSVVSVDGPRFGDVHRVSAGLTTREDVTHATPVLVDVLRFPGEGDDAQPEYVLAVGVVPGEHHVTISGVSTRGLTPGDPHFADGSYAGPWTGEAVVSAGAAETIGVSQGGSFTPASANRSFSAVRVSEATGADQLPVVLVHLSELQVVAGATSGDQADQLLVATDSRDVKSHLEGLYPHSSVVTRGGIFTPQLLSEDVPVSVAVTALLVALVIGTLSIATTMGLAVAADQRDRAVLAAIGISRRSRSVLLVTQTLTVALLGGIGGIILGVGGIFLVNELVAPEFGLDAVAAFDVILVPYALGVSVLIGVLSVPYLLALAGRTTNLEVLGE